In one Dehalococcoidales bacterium genomic region, the following are encoded:
- a CDS encoding 3'-5' exonuclease, whose amino-acid sequence DRYQTRYRHLLVDEFQDTNLVQYELIKQLGAKYRNICVVGDPDQSIYSWRFADLRNILSFEKDYPETKIVLLEENYRSTKLILETAASVIAVNQHRKARGLWTSNETGEPVTVVETYTEQEEARFVVNEIERLVSHGEFSLKDCAVMYRTNAQSRALEEAFIRYGTPYKLVAGTRFYERREVKDVIAYLRLIQNPSDSVSLSRVINVPQRGIGQQTQDRLASMAQSQGISQYAALQIMTRAGMEETTSQPAISSRTRQLLAAFRKMMEELIAAGQQLDIIDLFDRVVDRSGYRSYIKNEADGEERWENIMELRTVAQEYRDLGPPEALTAFLEGVTLVSDVDGLDTGVAAVTLITLHQAKGLEFPVVFMVGMEDGILPHIRSFDDPSQMEEERRLCYVGITRARRKLYLVRAFRRSLMGRSTLSQPSRFLGDIPRHLIAGSQSWHEEEQPAVPSIYSWNKAPTPAPPPAPTPSGLKAGDHVLHSGFGKGVVVSCRAVKSDEEVVVAFNAGVKKLLLSYAGLEKVE is encoded by the coding sequence GGACCGCTACCAGACCCGGTACCGCCACCTTCTGGTGGACGAGTTCCAGGACACCAACCTGGTCCAGTATGAGCTAATCAAGCAACTGGGGGCAAAGTACCGTAACATCTGCGTCGTCGGCGACCCCGACCAGTCAATCTATTCATGGCGCTTTGCCGACCTGCGTAATATCCTCAGCTTCGAAAAGGACTACCCGGAGACCAAAATCGTGCTGCTAGAGGAGAACTACCGCTCGACCAAGCTCATCCTGGAAACGGCCGCCAGCGTAATAGCGGTTAACCAGCATCGTAAAGCCAGGGGCCTCTGGACCAGCAACGAGACCGGCGAACCGGTCACCGTGGTTGAGACCTATACCGAGCAGGAGGAAGCCCGCTTCGTGGTCAACGAGATCGAGCGTCTGGTCAGCCACGGCGAGTTCAGCCTGAAAGACTGCGCGGTGATGTACCGCACCAATGCCCAGTCGCGGGCACTGGAAGAAGCCTTTATCCGCTACGGAACGCCTTACAAGCTGGTCGCCGGCACCCGCTTCTACGAGAGGCGGGAGGTCAAGGATGTCATCGCCTACCTCCGGCTAATCCAGAACCCCAGCGACAGCGTCAGCCTGAGCCGGGTAATCAATGTCCCGCAGCGCGGCATCGGTCAGCAGACCCAGGACCGGCTCGCCAGCATGGCACAGTCGCAGGGCATTTCACAGTACGCCGCATTACAAATTATGACCCGGGCGGGGATGGAAGAAACCACGTCCCAGCCAGCCATTAGCTCCCGCACCCGCCAGCTACTGGCCGCTTTCCGGAAAATGATGGAGGAGCTGATCGCCGCCGGTCAGCAACTGGATATCATCGACCTTTTCGACCGGGTGGTTGACCGCTCCGGCTACCGGAGCTATATCAAGAATGAGGCCGACGGCGAGGAGCGCTGGGAAAACATCATGGAGTTACGCACGGTAGCCCAGGAGTACCGTGATTTGGGTCCGCCGGAGGCATTGACCGCTTTTCTGGAAGGGGTAACACTGGTATCCGATGTCGACGGACTGGATACAGGCGTAGCGGCGGTAACCCTGATAACCCTGCACCAGGCCAAGGGACTGGAGTTCCCGGTCGTCTTTATGGTCGGCATGGAAGACGGCATCCTGCCCCATATCAGGTCGTTTGACGACCCGTCACAAATGGAGGAGGAGCGGCGACTCTGCTATGTGGGCATCACCCGCGCCCGGCGGAAGCTATACCTGGTGCGCGCCTTCCGTCGCAGCCTGATGGGACGCAGCACGTTGAGCCAGCCGTCACGCTTCCTCGGCGATATTCCCCGGCACCTGATTGCGGGCAGCCAGTCCTGGCACGAGGAAGAGCAGCCAGCAGTCCCCTCAATCTACTCCTGGAACAAAGCCCCAACCCCAGCCCCGCCACCCGCTCCCACCCCCTCCGGACTGAAAGCCGGCGACCACGTGCTCCACAGCGGCTTCGGCAAGGGGGTGGTGGTCAGCTGCCGGGCGGTAAAGAGCGATGAAGAGGTGGTGGTCGCTTTTAACGCCGGGGTCAAAAAGCTGCTGCTCAGCTATGCCGGACTGGAGAAGGTGGAATAA
- the mutL gene encoding DNA mismatch repair endonuclease MutL: MPIRVLEPQVVSRIAAGEVVERPASVVKELVENSLDASARQISVEVRDGGIGLIRVTDNGLGIPATELELAFERYATSKLASASDLESIGSLGFRGEALPSIAAVSQIEIISCAAGAVTGSSLNLDQGTVVSRGSRGHSPGTTITVSNLLRNVPARLKFLKSPTTENSHIAHAVSQYALAYPEVKFTLSTDGRTVLRTSGSGRLIDSIIEIYGPEIAGNMLEVGQGQKAWEDSPASPLVTGMVGTPSVNRASRTYLSFFVNRRWISSRLLSWAVEEAYHGLLMTGKHPVAVINIALPPEEVDVNVHPTKTEIRFRDERFIFSAVQKKIRQALIELSPSPRIEEVATAYQTRAGSRQLFRTPDASPRTPVSNLPLTAATTPAFSLPALRLLGQLAGSYIVAEGPDGLYLIDQHAAHERVLFEKIRQQMSQQKIEVQGLLEPETLEVTPGQDATLKSGYLSLVESGFTLEPFGERTYLVRRIPALLHRKDWAGMLSELLDTPADNHDWTEKIAMTMACHSAVRAGQTLSDDEMRALLRQLEQAALPNTCPHGRPTMIHLDSGQLEREFGRS; this comes from the coding sequence ATGCCGATAAGAGTCCTCGAACCACAGGTAGTATCACGGATTGCCGCCGGTGAGGTGGTGGAGAGACCGGCCTCGGTGGTCAAGGAACTGGTGGAGAACTCGCTGGACGCGTCGGCCCGCCAGATTAGTGTCGAAGTCAGGGACGGTGGCATCGGGCTGATCCGGGTGACTGACAACGGACTGGGGATACCGGCCACGGAGTTGGAGCTCGCCTTCGAGCGCTATGCCACCAGCAAGCTGGCCAGCGCCAGCGACCTGGAGTCCATCGGCAGCCTCGGTTTCCGCGGCGAGGCTTTACCCAGCATCGCCGCCGTGTCACAGATAGAAATCATCAGCTGTGCGGCGGGCGCCGTCACCGGCAGTTCGCTCAACCTGGACCAGGGAACGGTCGTCAGCCGGGGAAGCCGGGGGCACTCCCCCGGGACCACCATCACCGTCAGCAACCTGCTGCGCAACGTCCCGGCCCGACTCAAGTTCCTGAAGTCGCCGACTACCGAGAACAGCCACATCGCCCATGCCGTCAGCCAGTATGCCCTCGCCTACCCCGAGGTTAAATTCACCCTCTCCACGGACGGACGGACGGTGCTCAGAACCTCGGGGAGCGGCCGGCTAATCGACAGCATTATCGAGATTTATGGCCCGGAGATAGCCGGCAATATGCTGGAAGTTGGCCAAGGCCAAAAAGCGTGGGAAGACAGTCCGGCATCACCCCTTGTCACCGGGATGGTCGGGACACCTTCCGTAAACCGCGCCAGCCGGACTTACCTCAGCTTCTTCGTCAACCGCCGCTGGATAAGCAGCCGATTGCTCTCCTGGGCGGTGGAGGAGGCTTACCACGGCCTGTTGATGACGGGGAAACACCCTGTGGCCGTCATCAACATAGCGCTCCCGCCGGAAGAGGTGGACGTCAATGTCCACCCCACCAAGACCGAGATCAGGTTCCGGGACGAGCGCTTCATCTTCAGCGCGGTGCAGAAAAAGATACGGCAGGCATTGATTGAACTGTCGCCATCCCCCCGCATTGAGGAAGTAGCTACCGCCTACCAGACCCGCGCCGGCAGCCGGCAGTTATTTCGAACACCGGACGCCTCCCCCCGGACTCCGGTCAGCAACCTTCCGCTGACGGCGGCAACCACTCCGGCATTTTCCCTGCCGGCGCTGCGCCTGCTGGGACAGCTCGCCGGCAGCTACATTGTCGCCGAAGGTCCGGACGGACTCTACCTGATTGACCAGCACGCCGCCCACGAACGCGTTCTCTTCGAGAAAATCAGGCAGCAGATGTCACAGCAAAAAATAGAGGTGCAGGGACTGCTGGAACCGGAGACACTCGAGGTCACTCCCGGACAGGACGCCACCCTGAAATCCGGGTATCTAAGCCTGGTTGAATCCGGTTTTACCCTGGAGCCCTTCGGCGAGAGGACATATCTGGTACGGAGGATACCTGCCCTGCTCCACCGTAAAGACTGGGCCGGGATGCTATCAGAACTACTCGATACACCCGCGGACAACCACGACTGGACGGAAAAGATAGCGATGACCATGGCCTGCCACAGCGCGGTGAGGGCCGGGCAGACCCTGAGTGACGACGAGATGCGCGCCCTGTTACGTCAACTGGAACAGGCCGCCCTGCCCAACACCTGCCCCCACGGCCGGCCGACGATGATTCACCTCGATTCCGGACAACTGGAGAGGGAGTTCGGCAGAAGCTGA
- the mobB gene encoding molybdopterin-guanine dinucleotide biosynthesis protein B → MPAIVSFAGNSGSGKTTLMEKLIRELKAKGYRVATIKHTFHSIALDQPGKDSWRYIEAGSDAAVAVSREMMLLVKPLRADVTLEEVARVVGEDYDIILVEGFKRDNAPKVLVHRGAAGPLLSDLKEVIAIATDEPLKTKTRQFSLDDARGIAAFLEREFIKSPR, encoded by the coding sequence ATGCCTGCCATCGTTTCATTTGCCGGTAATTCGGGGTCGGGCAAGACGACCCTGATGGAGAAGCTGATCCGGGAGCTGAAAGCGAAGGGCTACCGGGTGGCTACCATCAAGCATACTTTTCACAGTATTGCCCTTGACCAGCCCGGGAAAGACAGCTGGCGGTATATCGAGGCGGGCAGCGATGCGGCCGTCGCCGTATCCCGGGAGATGATGCTGCTAGTCAAGCCGTTGAGAGCGGATGTTACCCTGGAAGAAGTAGCCCGGGTTGTCGGGGAGGACTATGATATTATCCTGGTGGAGGGTTTCAAGCGGGACAATGCCCCCAAGGTGCTGGTGCACCGTGGGGCGGCGGGGCCGTTGCTGAGTGATCTCAAGGAGGTCATCGCCATCGCCACTGATGAACCTCTGAAGACAAAGACACGGCAGTTCTCCCTGGATGACGCCAGGGGGATCGCCGCCTTCCTGGAGCGGGAGTTTATCAAGTCACCCCGCTGA
- a CDS encoding YggS family pyridoxal phosphate-dependent enzyme, which yields MSRKIEQNVRQVLSELPEGVHLVVAAKVTEPEVILQAIAGGARIIGENYVQEAERAYQVVGDRVRWHFIGHLQKNKVKKAMGIFDMIETVDSVAIAREIDKWCAQSGKIMPVLVEVNIGREAQKPGVLPENVEPLLREISGLANIRVQGLMTLGPAGAAPEDSRPYFAGMKKLLDRIESLGLANVEMRYLSMGMTGSYQVALGEGANIVRLGSRVFNPCSREGLGLT from the coding sequence ATGTCTAGGAAAATCGAGCAAAATGTCCGGCAAGTATTGAGTGAACTGCCGGAAGGCGTACATCTGGTGGTCGCGGCTAAGGTCACGGAACCGGAAGTAATTCTGCAGGCGATCGCCGGGGGCGCCCGAATTATCGGGGAAAACTATGTCCAGGAAGCGGAAAGGGCGTATCAGGTGGTGGGAGACAGGGTAAGATGGCATTTTATCGGCCATCTCCAGAAGAATAAGGTGAAGAAAGCGATGGGGATTTTTGATATGATTGAAACGGTCGATTCTGTAGCAATAGCGCGGGAAATTGATAAATGGTGCGCTCAGAGCGGTAAGATAATGCCGGTGCTGGTGGAAGTGAACATCGGCCGCGAAGCACAAAAACCGGGTGTTCTACCCGAGAACGTTGAGCCACTGCTCAGAGAGATCTCCGGTCTGGCCAATATCAGGGTGCAGGGATTGATGACGCTGGGTCCCGCCGGGGCTGCTCCCGAAGATTCGAGGCCTTATTTTGCCGGGATGAAAAAGCTGCTGGACAGGATTGAAAGCCTGGGACTGGCTAACGTGGAAATGAGGTATCTCTCTATGGGCATGACCGGTTCTTATCAGGTTGCCCTGGGTGAAGGGGCTAATATCGTGAGATTGGGGAGCCGGGTATTTAATCCTTGTAGCAGGGAAGGGTTGGGCTTAACATAA
- a CDS encoding Ku protein, with amino-acid sequence MPRAFWKGAISFGLVAIPVKMYVGTESKPLSFHLLHKKCLTRPKQVLHCETDDEYFGVKETVRGYEVAKEQYVVMDDSDFEKVPIKTSHTIDILGFVEAGEIDPLYYYGVHYLEPEELGTKPFQLLKEALLKTGRVGVGKVTFQRREHLVCLRPLEDIIVLHSLHYEAEILPRKEISPPKTKATDAELDMAVSLVKAMEKSFKPDDYKDEYQHALKKVIDAKIKGEKIVALAMPKAEIGDLMAALRASVEAAKKAPVLK; translated from the coding sequence ATGCCGAGAGCATTCTGGAAAGGAGCGATCAGTTTCGGGCTCGTGGCAATACCGGTCAAGATGTACGTGGGTACAGAGAGTAAACCGCTGAGCTTTCACCTTCTCCACAAAAAGTGCCTTACCCGACCCAAACAGGTATTACACTGCGAGACTGATGACGAATACTTCGGGGTAAAAGAAACCGTACGGGGCTATGAGGTCGCCAAAGAGCAGTACGTGGTCATGGATGACAGCGATTTCGAAAAAGTCCCGATTAAGACTTCGCATACCATTGACATCCTCGGCTTTGTCGAAGCCGGGGAGATAGACCCGCTGTATTACTATGGCGTCCATTATCTTGAACCGGAGGAGCTTGGCACCAAGCCTTTCCAGCTTTTAAAAGAAGCCCTGCTAAAAACGGGGCGCGTCGGCGTTGGTAAGGTTACTTTTCAGCGGAGGGAACATCTTGTCTGCCTGAGACCGCTTGAAGACATTATTGTACTGCACTCCTTACACTATGAAGCTGAGATTTTACCCCGGAAGGAAATCTCTCCTCCGAAAACCAAAGCCACCGACGCCGAGCTTGACATGGCTGTTTCTCTGGTCAAAGCAATGGAGAAGAGCTTTAAGCCGGATGACTACAAAGACGAATATCAGCACGCCTTAAAAAAGGTTATTGACGCCAAGATCAAGGGCGAGAAGATTGTTGCCCTCGCGATGCCGAAAGCGGAGATTGGCGACCTTATGGCGGCACTGCGCGCCAGCGTTGAGGCTGCGAAGAAGGCGCCTGTCCTCAAGTAA